A stretch of the Crocinitomicaceae bacterium genome encodes the following:
- a CDS encoding OmpA family protein: MMKKTKLLFMLAFLMVLHTAISQDFVGFRQSNYSGVSGGDWNPAMIADNRMVVDVTLGGVSFTGYNNHLYMNTHLMPYWWSQSFDSNDPAVDAWLNDTIGPGFNIIDDDSTDYFMSRNEGNLFQFPNADGKPRTAYVENSVEILNFMVTINRTMAISGGVKSRTFLNVDHLSSDLLTLAQNSLEYEDLWNLPLEDKLLNVSFNSWIEYHAGFAMVVLDDEEHFLKAGTKLKFLQGLGSLYIYTDQVSYEFLNDDTIATISGDFDYGYSANIDQQWDANSSQYVGEPTFNDIYKLHSKLGFGIDLGVIYEYRPKWQDYKYDMDGETNLWRRDKNKYLLRVGFAVNDIGGMKYAKSENSRNFSVNANMLDLFQFDDSDGLESFNHNVDTLVSNGGATRIDDPAFFYMNLPTHINADIDWNIWRDFYLNFNSMIGFQMNKDAHKVRYPTSITLTPRYDFAWAGIAAPVSYSGIYGVRAGLGLRMGPIIIGTGDLKWVFAPGKDKKVRGADIYFALKVPILYGHPKDIDNDKVSDKLDICLETPGVWQFMGCPDTDMDGIQDSEDACPADPGLARFQGCPDRDGDDIIDKNDNCPDDKGLAEFSGCPDRDGDKIIDKDDECPDEAGLEAFKGCPDRDGDGLKDSDDLCPEVAGPIVNQGCPDTDNDGIFDYLDSCPLEAGPSDNRGCPWPDTDKDGLLDKDDQCPYNAGPVQNHGCPYTDTDGDGVLDKDDECVNTPGPVENKGCPKVDLEIIKRAFDNLEFETAKAIILQSSYASLEDLAKYLVDNPTFRIIVAGHTDNQGDDQKNLILSKKRAEAVRDFLVSRGVAEDRIIVQFFGEEKPKESNDTPEGRQKNRRVEMEIIFE, encoded by the coding sequence ATGATGAAAAAAACTAAACTACTCTTCATGCTGGCGTTTCTAATGGTTCTGCACACTGCAATTTCGCAGGACTTTGTTGGATTTCGTCAGAGTAATTATTCAGGTGTTTCCGGTGGTGATTGGAACCCCGCAATGATTGCAGACAACCGCATGGTGGTGGATGTAACACTAGGTGGTGTATCTTTTACCGGATACAATAATCACCTGTACATGAATACCCACCTTATGCCATACTGGTGGTCACAATCATTTGACAGCAATGACCCGGCAGTTGATGCGTGGTTGAATGATACTATTGGTCCCGGTTTCAATATCATTGATGATGATTCAACAGATTATTTCATGAGTCGCAATGAGGGAAATTTATTTCAGTTCCCTAATGCTGATGGCAAACCAAGAACAGCGTATGTTGAGAACAGTGTTGAAATTCTCAATTTCATGGTAACTATTAATCGCACCATGGCTATTAGTGGTGGAGTAAAAAGCAGAACTTTTTTAAATGTGGATCACTTATCAAGTGACCTGCTTACACTTGCTCAAAATAGTTTGGAATATGAAGATTTATGGAATCTTCCTCTTGAAGATAAATTGCTTAACGTTTCATTTAACAGTTGGATTGAATATCATGCAGGCTTTGCCATGGTAGTGTTAGATGATGAAGAACATTTTCTGAAAGCAGGTACTAAACTGAAATTTCTGCAAGGCTTAGGCTCACTATATATTTATACTGATCAAGTGAGTTATGAATTTTTAAATGATGATACTATTGCAACCATTAGCGGTGATTTTGATTATGGTTACTCAGCTAATATTGATCAGCAATGGGATGCTAATTCAAGCCAATATGTGGGTGAACCTACCTTTAATGACATCTATAAATTACATTCTAAATTAGGCTTTGGTATTGACTTGGGTGTTATTTATGAATACCGTCCAAAATGGCAAGATTATAAATATGACATGGATGGTGAAACCAATTTATGGCGCAGAGATAAAAACAAATATTTGTTGCGTGTAGGTTTTGCTGTAAATGATATTGGTGGAATGAAATACGCAAAATCAGAAAACAGCCGAAACTTCAGCGTGAACGCTAACATGCTTGATCTTTTCCAGTTTGATGACAGTGATGGATTAGAGTCTTTCAACCACAATGTGGATACGCTTGTTTCAAACGGTGGTGCCACTCGTATTGATGACCCTGCTTTTTTCTACATGAATTTACCAACTCATATCAATGCAGATATTGATTGGAATATTTGGAGAGATTTTTATTTGAACTTCAACTCTATGATTGGTTTTCAAATGAATAAAGATGCGCATAAAGTGCGTTATCCAACAAGCATCACCTTGACACCGCGTTATGATTTTGCCTGGGCTGGTATTGCAGCGCCGGTTTCTTACAGCGGAATTTACGGTGTGCGTGCAGGCTTAGGTTTGAGAATGGGGCCAATCATTATTGGAACCGGTGATTTGAAATGGGTTTTTGCACCGGGTAAAGATAAAAAAGTACGCGGGGCAGATATTTATTTCGCATTGAAAGTTCCAATTCTTTACGGTCATCCTAAAGATATTGATAATGATAAAGTATCTGATAAATTAGACATCTGTTTGGAAACTCCGGGAGTGTGGCAGTTCATGGGTTGTCCTGATACTGATATGGATGGAATTCAGGATTCTGAAGATGCTTGTCCTGCTGATCCTGGATTGGCAAGATTCCAAGGCTGTCCTGATCGTGACGGAGATGATATCATTGACAAAAATGATAATTGTCCTGACGATAAAGGGCTTGCTGAATTCAGCGGATGTCCTGATCGTGATGGTGACAAAATTATTGATAAAGATGATGAGTGTCCGGATGAAGCAGGTCTTGAAGCATTCAAAGGATGTCCTGACAGAGATGGTGATGGCTTGAAAGATTCAGATGACTTATGTCCTGAAGTGGCTGGTCCAATTGTGAATCAAGGTTGTCCTGATACTGATAATGACGGAATTTTTGACTATTTAGATTCATGTCCACTTGAAGCCGGTCCTTCTGATAACAGAGGTTGTCCTTGGCCTGATACCGATAAAGACGGATTGTTAGATAAAGATGATCAGTGTCCTTACAATGCCGGTCCGGTTCAAAACCACGGTTGTCCATATACTGATACTGATGGTGATGGTGTACTTGATAAAGATGATGAGTGTGTGAACACACCTGGTCCGGTTGAAAACAAAGGTTGTCCAAAAGTAGATCTTGAAATTATTAAACGCGCGTTTGATAATCTTGAGTTTGAAACTGCTAAGGCAATCATTCTTCAATCATCGTATGCTTCATTGGAAGATCTGGCGAAATACTTGGTTGATAATCCAACGTTCCGTATCATCGTTGCCGGTCACACAGATAATCAAGGTGATGATCAGAAAAACTTGATTCTTTCTAAAAAACGTGCTGAGGCTGTGCGTGACTTCCTAGTTTCTCGCGGTGTGGCTGAAGACAGAATCATTGTACAGTTCTTTGGTGAAGAAAAACCAAAAGAATCTAATGATACTCCTGAAGGACGTCAGAAAAACAGACGTGTTGAAATGGAAATCATTTTTGAATAA
- a CDS encoding DUF4783 domain-containing protein, translating into MKKYITIACLAFAGLSFAQPLEQEEKEFVRYERKATELVQQPTYEAALVTAFKAGNAEKIASYFAENVDLSILDTENLYSKSQAEQILKSFFTKHSPSEFIIVHKGKSGQSEYFIGELTCTDAIFRVTLNSKSIDAGKEITALTIEAN; encoded by the coding sequence ATGAAAAAATATATCACTATAGCTTGTCTCGCTTTTGCGGGTTTATCTTTTGCGCAACCACTTGAACAAGAGGAAAAAGAATTTGTGCGCTATGAACGTAAAGCAACTGAACTAGTGCAACAACCAACTTATGAAGCAGCTTTAGTTACTGCTTTCAAAGCAGGTAACGCAGAAAAAATTGCATCGTACTTTGCTGAAAATGTTGATTTGTCAATTTTAGATACGGAGAACTTGTATTCTAAATCTCAGGCTGAACAAATTCTAAAAAGCTTTTTCACCAAACATAGTCCCAGTGAGTTTATTATTGTTCACAAAGGAAAATCAGGACAAAGTGAATATTTCATTGGCGAGCTAACCTGTACTGACGCCATTTTCAGAGTGACACTCAACAGCAAATCAATTGACGCCGGCAAAGAAATCACTGCGTTGACCATTGAAGCAAATTAA
- the rlmH gene encoding 23S rRNA (pseudouridine(1915)-N(3))-methyltransferase RlmH has protein sequence MKFRLLTVGKTNKPYFTETEQEYGKRLAKYIIFEKIELSDVRNAKNLTADQIKKEEGKLILSKLEKSGLVVLLDEGGKEMSSPQFSSWIRDEMNRGHKSITFVIGGAYGFSEEVYAAAAMKLSLSRMTFNHQMVRGFFIEQLYRAFTILRGEPYHHG, from the coding sequence ATGAAGTTCAGATTACTCACAGTTGGAAAAACGAATAAACCTTACTTCACTGAAACTGAGCAAGAATATGGCAAGCGCCTTGCCAAATATATCATTTTTGAGAAAATTGAATTGTCTGATGTGCGCAATGCCAAAAATCTTACCGCTGATCAAATCAAAAAAGAAGAAGGTAAATTGATTCTGTCCAAGCTAGAAAAATCTGGTCTGGTTGTATTATTAGATGAAGGCGGAAAAGAAATGAGCTCACCACAATTTTCAAGTTGGATCAGAGATGAAATGAACCGCGGACATAAGTCAATCACCTTTGTTATTGGCGGCGCTTATGGTTTTTCAGAAGAAGTATATGCGGCGGCAGCCATGAAATTGTCCCTATCTCGCATGACCTTCAATCACCAGATGGTGCGTGGATTTTTTATTGAACAGCTTTATCGCGCCTTCACTATTTTGAGGGGTGAGCCTTATCATCATGGGTAG
- a CDS encoding glycosyltransferase family 4 protein: MKILFVQNIEGIAGSEKYFWHIIPALVARGWNIEFLSVHKPEFKDISTEFSLGLRKQHIVVHEVETKSYVSLKLLKNIKKIILDNQIQLIHSHLIYADFWSACLKSFFRLKHIITVSTLHGYQENIYTEYCLKPKEIPHNRYYRIAKFTYQRIDHVYACSEGLKNFFIEAGIRFQKEPGVIHHGFDYAIIPAVTNHQDEQFVCAIPGRLVPRKGHMMVLRKIQYLTAHIPNFKLLIIGDGSSRDELQKYCLDNNLHSYVKFIGMVPDVRPLLLSADLVLIPSYAEGLPLVIFEAMSLSKPVIAFNTIGPSEVIEDGKNGYLISPFNEQEFAEKIVQLSKKPDELISTGKLAREYVLKHHSLNNMVDETIMFYQSIS, encoded by the coding sequence GTGAAAATTCTTTTTGTACAAAATATTGAAGGTATTGCAGGTTCTGAAAAGTACTTCTGGCACATCATTCCTGCTTTGGTAGCTAGAGGTTGGAACATTGAATTTCTAAGTGTACACAAACCTGAATTTAAAGATATTTCAACAGAATTTTCTTTGGGTCTGAGAAAACAACATATTGTTGTGCATGAAGTTGAGACGAAATCTTATGTCAGTCTGAAACTATTAAAAAATATAAAAAAAATAATTCTTGACAATCAAATTCAACTCATTCACTCACATTTAATTTATGCTGATTTTTGGTCAGCTTGTCTAAAATCTTTTTTTAGATTAAAACATATTATCACGGTGTCCACGCTTCATGGATATCAGGAAAATATATATACCGAGTATTGTCTTAAGCCAAAAGAAATTCCGCACAATCGCTATTACCGCATTGCCAAATTCACATACCAACGCATTGATCATGTTTACGCTTGCAGTGAGGGTTTGAAGAATTTTTTTATTGAAGCTGGGATTCGTTTTCAAAAAGAACCCGGTGTAATTCATCACGGATTTGATTATGCAATCATTCCTGCAGTAACAAATCATCAAGATGAGCAATTTGTTTGCGCCATTCCCGGAAGATTGGTTCCACGCAAAGGTCACATGATGGTATTGCGGAAGATTCAATATTTGACAGCGCATATTCCAAATTTCAAATTACTAATTATTGGAGATGGATCATCAAGAGATGAGCTGCAGAAATATTGTTTAGATAACAACCTTCATTCGTATGTGAAATTTATTGGCATGGTACCTGATGTTCGTCCGTTATTATTGTCAGCAGACTTGGTACTGATTCCTTCATATGCAGAAGGTCTTCCGCTGGTAATATTTGAAGCCATGAGCCTTTCAAAACCTGTCATCGCATTTAATACTATTGGTCCGTCTGAAGTAATTGAAGATGGAAAAAACGGATACCTCATCAGCCCGTTCAATGAACAAGAGTTTGCAGAAAAAATTGTTCAGCTCTCAAAAAAACCGGATGAATTAATTTCAACAGGAAAGCTTGCCAGAGAATATGTCTTGAAGCATCACTCACTAAATAACATGGTTGACGAAACGATTATGTTTTATCAATCTATTTCATAA
- a CDS encoding glycosyltransferase, with the protein MEPVFSVITVHFNQLPWLKSTVNNVLAQKGFGELIEYIIVDGLSNDGTLDYLHSIQFQNSIHRIIGRDKGIYDAMNKGIAQAKGKYCIFMNAGDHFCEDDILFHIHTTVSEFDVLYGDTEINYHDFTRTAKALPLEKFWKSLPFVHQSVIVKTSLLKDHPFDLTWRYCADYEQLASLYKKNHSFQYLNKTISVVMAGGASDMNRTKATREVFSIAKKIFNIGFAKKINFRFRIFSGWLINGVKKILPKKANGKLARAKYVLKK; encoded by the coding sequence ATGGAACCAGTTTTCTCTGTCATCACCGTTCACTTCAATCAGCTTCCCTGGTTGAAATCCACGGTCAACAATGTGTTGGCTCAAAAGGGATTTGGTGAGTTAATTGAGTACATCATTGTGGATGGTTTGTCTAATGATGGAACGTTGGATTATTTGCACAGCATTCAATTTCAAAATTCAATTCATCGCATTATTGGTCGTGATAAAGGGATTTATGATGCCATGAATAAAGGAATTGCACAGGCTAAGGGAAAATATTGCATTTTCATGAATGCCGGTGACCATTTTTGTGAGGATGATATTTTATTCCATATTCACACCACCGTTTCTGAATTTGATGTTTTATATGGCGACACAGAAATCAATTATCATGATTTTACACGAACCGCCAAAGCTTTGCCTTTAGAGAAGTTTTGGAAATCACTGCCGTTTGTGCATCAGAGTGTGATTGTTAAAACAAGTTTACTTAAAGATCATCCTTTTGATTTGACTTGGCGTTATTGTGCAGATTACGAACAGCTGGCGTCTTTGTATAAAAAAAATCACTCATTTCAGTACCTGAATAAAACCATCAGTGTCGTGATGGCCGGTGGCGCGTCTGATATGAACAGAACAAAAGCAACGCGTGAGGTTTTTTCAATCGCAAAAAAAATATTTAACATCGGTTTCGCAAAAAAAATTAATTTCAGATTCCGAATTTTTTCAGGTTGGTTAATCAACGGAGTTAAAAAAATATTACCAAAAAAAGCAAACGGAAAATTAGCCCGTGCAAAATATGTTTTGAAAAAGTGA
- a CDS encoding FkbM family methyltransferase, producing MMNKIAARLKIKFNPKGFSRIKAGYGRGILWSHLVSDTRYLTGNYESELAEWLVSNLKLGKSFIDIGANAGYFSLIAEKYAIRSDQKIIAVEPLPYNVNLIQDHLLKNQSSKIEVVNCAVSSSCGVVEFSDSGNPSANTYVKESSLYISYPKIKVNTITLDHLIEKYELKDFVVKIDVEGAELDALIGFAESLNKYKPELILATHDCHVPGVEKACLNLLASHGYTAVPLHEMKEVTGQKDYRCYVPFTP from the coding sequence ATGATGAATAAAATTGCTGCAAGATTAAAGATTAAATTCAATCCGAAGGGTTTTTCCAGAATAAAAGCCGGGTATGGGCGTGGCATTCTTTGGTCACATCTTGTCTCAGATACACGTTATTTGACGGGCAATTACGAAAGTGAGCTTGCTGAGTGGCTAGTGTCAAACTTAAAATTGGGAAAATCATTCATTGATATTGGGGCCAACGCGGGTTATTTCAGTTTGATAGCTGAAAAATATGCAATCAGGTCAGATCAGAAAATAATTGCTGTTGAACCACTGCCTTATAATGTGAATTTGATTCAAGATCATTTACTGAAGAATCAATCATCAAAAATTGAAGTTGTAAATTGTGCTGTATCTTCATCTTGTGGTGTGGTTGAATTTTCTGACTCAGGAAATCCATCAGCGAATACCTATGTGAAAGAATCATCGCTTTACATTTCATATCCAAAAATTAAAGTGAATACCATAACACTGGATCATTTAATTGAAAAATATGAGTTAAAAGATTTTGTTGTGAAAATTGATGTAGAAGGCGCAGAGTTGGACGCTTTAATAGGTTTTGCTGAATCTTTGAATAAATACAAACCCGAACTAATTCTGGCGACGCATGATTGTCATGTTCCCGGTGTTGAAAAGGCTTGTCTTAATTTGCTTGCATCACATGGATATACAGCGGTACCACTGCATGAAATGAAAGAAGTGACTGGCCAAAAAGATTACCGTTGTTATGTGCCCTTTACTCCTTAA
- a CDS encoding glycosyltransferase, translating into MVKRIGILVLGDERWAGGLYYPIHVLQTLQLLTHTDRPKVYVFYGNDSAKLNILKLNLPDVEVIAYNQTPLISTFHKIIRKIFKIDFITSSLAKKYRLDYIYPYNYNAKVRGPVIPIAWFPDFQHKFLPQFFTQKEINHRDHYLATFSERVHHIVFSSQTALKHYMKFYPESKAEIYIFKFVSSVSNSLPDAESTKNKYQINKPFFMVANQFWKHKNHLIVIEALHLLNQKNRLSFDTVFSGKQDEPYFSEVKKLAVEFKLQNRVHFIGFIPREDQLCLMKESLAIVQPSLFEGWSTVIEDAKSLNKQVIASDIEIHQEQLENMGLFFKPNVSAELAELLGRLAETGDASRIFYESFHNRAVESAQSLLKIFKE; encoded by the coding sequence ATGGTTAAAAGAATTGGAATATTAGTTTTGGGTGATGAGCGCTGGGCAGGTGGTTTGTATTATCCAATTCACGTTCTTCAAACTTTACAATTATTAACTCATACAGATCGTCCAAAGGTTTATGTTTTTTATGGAAATGATTCAGCCAAACTAAACATACTCAAATTAAATCTGCCGGATGTTGAAGTGATTGCTTATAACCAAACACCGCTAATTTCAACTTTCCATAAAATAATCAGGAAGATATTTAAAATAGACTTTATCACCTCTTCTTTAGCTAAAAAATATCGCCTGGATTATATTTATCCATATAATTACAATGCTAAAGTGCGCGGACCGGTTATTCCCATTGCATGGTTTCCGGATTTTCAGCACAAATTTTTACCGCAGTTTTTTACACAGAAAGAAATCAACCATCGCGATCATTACCTTGCCACTTTCAGTGAACGTGTTCATCACATTGTCTTTTCAAGCCAAACTGCGTTGAAACATTATATGAAGTTCTATCCTGAGTCCAAGGCAGAAATTTACATATTCAAGTTTGTATCTTCCGTAAGCAATTCATTGCCTGATGCAGAATCCACCAAAAATAAATACCAGATAAATAAACCATTTTTCATGGTGGCTAATCAATTCTGGAAACATAAAAATCACCTCATTGTGATTGAAGCCCTTCATCTGTTGAATCAAAAAAACAGGCTGTCTTTTGATACCGTCTTTTCAGGAAAACAAGATGAACCGTACTTCAGTGAAGTTAAAAAGTTAGCCGTAGAATTCAAGCTTCAGAATCGGGTTCATTTTATCGGTTTTATACCAAGAGAAGATCAACTCTGCCTCATGAAAGAAAGCTTAGCAATTGTACAACCAAGTTTGTTTGAAGGTTGGAGTACGGTGATTGAAGATGCTAAATCTTTGAATAAACAAGTAATTGCATCTGATATTGAAATTCATCAAGAACAACTTGAGAATATGGGACTTTTTTTTAAGCCCAATGTCAGTGCTGAACTCGCTGAATTGCTTGGCCGATTAGCAGAAACCGGTGATGCAAGCAGAATTTTTTATGAATCATTTCACAACCGCGCCGTAGAATCAGCTCAAAGTTTATTAAAAATATTTAAGGAGTAA
- a CDS encoding SDR family oxidoreductase produces MKKILITGSNGFIGSHAKRYFTDSNYAVYSCDTGSQQDQQNYFSININQPDYKKIFAATDFDLIIHCAGTGSVAYSFQHPDDDYLRNTTSCFQLLKAMQQANSKAKFIYLSSAAVYGNPQSLPIAENSQTNPLSPYGKHKLLAEQVCKEYAELYNLKICVVRIFSAYGEGLKKQLLWDIYQKFKENKNKITLFGSGNETRDFVHIDDVMLALSIIAESNQTKFEIYNIASGTETKIKAVAETLLNELNFKGELFFNGATKAGDPTNWKADLSKMNDLGFAPKISLDEGIKRYTSWLKELEY; encoded by the coding sequence ATGAAAAAAATATTGATCACCGGTTCAAATGGCTTTATTGGTTCGCATGCAAAGAGATATTTTACTGATTCCAATTATGCCGTTTATTCGTGTGATACCGGTAGTCAGCAAGATCAACAAAATTATTTCAGTATTAATATCAATCAGCCCGATTACAAAAAAATATTCGCTGCAACAGATTTTGATTTAATAATTCATTGTGCCGGTACAGGAAGCGTTGCCTATTCATTTCAACATCCTGACGATGATTATTTGAGAAATACAACATCATGTTTCCAACTGCTTAAAGCCATGCAGCAGGCTAACTCAAAAGCAAAATTTATATACCTTTCAAGTGCAGCCGTGTATGGAAACCCGCAAAGTCTTCCGATAGCAGAAAATTCGCAAACAAATCCGCTATCGCCGTATGGAAAACACAAATTACTTGCTGAACAAGTTTGTAAAGAGTATGCTGAACTATATAATCTGAAAATTTGCGTGGTAAGGATCTTTTCAGCCTATGGTGAAGGCTTAAAAAAACAATTGCTTTGGGATATTTATCAAAAATTCAAAGAGAACAAAAATAAAATAACGCTATTTGGGAGTGGTAATGAAACACGGGATTTTGTGCATATTGATGATGTTATGCTCGCATTGAGTATAATTGCCGAATCCAACCAAACAAAGTTTGAAATTTATAATATTGCTTCAGGAACAGAAACTAAAATAAAGGCTGTAGCAGAAACATTACTAAACGAACTGAATTTTAAAGGAGAGTTGTTTTTTAATGGTGCGACAAAAGCAGGTGATCCAACCAATTGGAAAGCCGACCTCAGCAAAATGAATGATCTCGGATTTGCACCAAAAATAAGTCTGGACGAAGGCATCAAAAGATATACATCATGGTTAAAAGAATTGGAATATTAG
- a CDS encoding methyltransferase domain-containing protein: MTWEETILHIRQVPEFNSLVRDAYLGANLIDNVERYQTSHEFKALLKLIQYHQKTGNEKILVEIGAGNGIASLAFFNHGYTVVAVEPDHSDTIGVGAIEKLAKHFQCGDKLKIITSYAENIPLPAASADIVFCRQALHHAHELNQFVSEASRLLKPGGIFIAIREHVLSDEKDLDTFLQNHPLQKFYGGEHAYTNEQYLHAIRLAGLDRIKILKHFETPINYMPLDENIFRKKLGILGTFKFIQKIALNYLAKKEKNKPGRLYTYLAYKP, translated from the coding sequence ATGACTTGGGAAGAAACCATTTTGCATATACGACAAGTACCAGAATTCAACAGCTTGGTACGAGATGCTTATTTGGGCGCAAATCTCATTGATAATGTAGAAAGGTATCAGACAAGTCATGAATTTAAGGCTTTACTCAAGCTTATTCAATACCATCAAAAAACAGGTAATGAAAAGATACTTGTAGAAATTGGTGCCGGTAACGGAATTGCAAGTCTTGCTTTTTTCAATCATGGCTATACGGTTGTGGCAGTTGAGCCAGACCACAGCGATACCATTGGTGTCGGAGCAATAGAGAAATTAGCCAAACATTTTCAATGTGGTGATAAACTGAAAATAATTACCAGTTACGCAGAAAACATACCCTTACCAGCAGCTTCAGCAGATATAGTTTTTTGCAGACAAGCATTGCATCATGCGCATGAACTGAATCAATTTGTATCTGAAGCGTCCAGATTGCTGAAACCGGGTGGAATCTTCATTGCTATTCGTGAACATGTTCTGTCAGACGAAAAAGATTTAGATACGTTCTTACAAAATCATCCATTACAAAAATTTTACGGAGGAGAGCATGCATACACAAATGAACAGTATCTTCATGCCATACGTTTAGCAGGTCTTGATAGAATAAAAATTCTCAAGCATTTTGAAACCCCCATCAACTATATGCCACTTGACGAAAATATTTTCAGAAAAAAACTGGGTATACTTGGTACGTTCAAATTCATTCAAAAAATTGCTTTGAACTATTTGGCAAAAAAAGAGAAAAACAAACCCGGAAGATTATATACCTACTTAGCGTATAAACCATGA
- a CDS encoding acyltransferase codes for MFANRRLRSRVCHEQSYFYSSAKINNFQNNKENISLGKNCHIRGELQIFAYGGSIHMGDFVFVGEGSRIWSGNKIQIGNHVLISHNVNIIDTNSHEIDHLERAQGFQDLLQNGHPKNQGSILTAPIIIEDYAWISFNVIILKGIKIGRGAIIAAGSVVTDDVPEFTMVAGNPARAIKQLNT; via the coding sequence ATGTTTGCCAATAGACGACTGCGATCACGGGTGTGTCATGAGCAATCCTATTTTTACTCTTCTGCTAAAATCAATAATTTTCAAAATAACAAAGAAAATATCTCGCTAGGCAAAAACTGCCATATTCGTGGTGAACTTCAAATTTTTGCCTACGGAGGTTCTATTCACATGGGCGATTTTGTTTTTGTAGGTGAAGGATCAAGAATTTGGTCAGGCAATAAAATTCAAATCGGTAATCATGTTTTAATATCACACAACGTAAATATCATTGATACCAACTCTCATGAAATTGATCATCTTGAACGAGCTCAAGGTTTTCAGGATCTTCTTCAAAATGGTCATCCAAAAAATCAAGGTTCTATCTTGACTGCACCAATTATTATTGAAGATTACGCATGGATAAGCTTTAATGTGATTATTCTTAAAGGAATTAAAATTGGTAGAGGAGCTATAATTGCTGCCGGCAGTGTGGTAACGGATGACGTACCTGAATTTACAATGGTGGCCGGTAACCCGGCACGCGCCATAAAGCAACTCAACACATGA